TCTCCGTCGCTCGAATCGTTATTTGAAGGGTCGGCTCGCGCTGTCGGCGAGAGTGGCGCTTGCGCGCTCTGCTCCGGCCCCATGCAAACTCCCAGGTCCGCTTTTGGCCTCAGCGATGCTTTTAAGTGCAGTGCGCGTTATCGATTACATAGGCGGTGACCGAGTTTAGAAAAATGTAAGGATATGACCATATTCGGAGATACCCGAAGAGCACGAGCGTTAGCGCACATCCGATGCATCGCAAATGTGCACGGCATGGAATAAACGCTAAAAGATGGATTCCGCGCATCACATTTCGCCAGCATCCCAAAGCGTTTTTAGGCTTGAGCAAGCGGCGTATCAGCGGGTATACGCTTAACGGCCAAGTAAAAAAACGCGCGGTCCCAGGAGGGAGACCGCGCGCAACCTTGCGCACTCTAAGGATTTCTTTAGCGATTAAAGCCTTAAGCTTGATGCACGCGTGCTAGCGCGGCGCGCCGGTTTCGATCGCATGCGCGAACTGACGCAGCACGGCGCCCGATGCATCGGTGACGGCCCAGAACGTCATGCCGTCGTGATTCCAGCGCGCGAGTGCATAGCCATCGTCGGACTGGGTGACGACCGGCGAGAACTCCTTGTCGCCTGTATCGCTTTTCGCTTCGCCCTTGCGCTGGGGAAACACGTACACGTCGATCGGATGCTTCAGATAGCGATACACCACCACCGCCACCGGCCGATGATCGATGTAATCGAGCCGCCCGCCGACCAGCGCGAAGCCCGGTCCCGCAGGATCGATCACCGGCGGCGCATAGTCGATGCGGCCGTTGAACCACGGCTTGACCGTGTGCTTGTCGCTTGATAGCACGTCGATAGGACGATCCGACATCAGCGCGCGCACGTGGCTCGATACGATCTCCTGCGCGAGCGGCGAGCCACCCGATACCGTCGACATGAGCGGCACCGCCTGGAACCACAGCATGGTGCCGAGCACGAGCGCGGAAAGCGTGGCGCCCGCGAACGCGCCGCCGAAGAACGGCCACGGCGCCGCGAACGGATTGCTCCAGCCACGCCGGGCGCGTCGTGCGGGCGACGGCGCGTCGGCCTCTTCCGCTTCAGCGGCCGCGGCCCGCACCCGGGCCAGCACCTGCGCCCGCAGATGCACGGGCGCGCGCTGATAGAGCGACCCATCGGTGAGCCTCGTGTCGAGCGAGGCGGTGTCGTTATTTTCCATTTCCCGACTCCTCCGAATGACCAGGTCCCGCGCGGCGGACGAGCCGCACGCTCGGCCGGTCCTGTCCGCCCTGCGCCGCGCGCACCGCCCCCGCCAGCATCTTGCGGCCGCGCGCGAGCCGCGACATCACCGTGCCGATGGGCACGCCTGTCACGGACGCCACTTCCTTGTAACTCATGTCCTCAAGCTCGCGTAACACCAGCACCTCGCGGAAGGCCACCGGCAAGGCCTCCAGCGCGCGATGCACCAGATGAATCTCGTCACGGCGCACGGCGAGCGTTTCAGGGTCCGCCGCGCCTTCTTCCGACCAGCCCGGCAATGCTTCGTCGCCGCCGAGTTCTTCGTCGTAGGGCGTGGCGTCGGCCAGTTGCACGCGACGTCGCCATTCCGTGAACCACGTATTGCGCACGATAGCGAGCAGCCATGCCCGCGCGTTCGCCTCCTCGCCGCCTTCGAATCCACCGAAAAAACGGAACGCGCGCAGATAGGCTTCCTGCACGACGTCGTCGGCGTCGCTCGCGTTGCCGGACAGCCAGCGCGCGAGGTTGTACGCGGCGTCCAGATGCGGCATCACCATCGCCTCGAAGCGCGCGTGGGCCGCCTGTGCG
This portion of the Caballeronia insecticola genome encodes:
- a CDS encoding anti-sigma factor family protein yields the protein MENNDTASLDTRLTDGSLYQRAPVHLRAQVLARVRAAAAEAEEADAPSPARRARRGWSNPFAAPWPFFGGAFAGATLSALVLGTMLWFQAVPLMSTVSGGSPLAQEIVSSHVRALMSDRPIDVLSSDKHTVKPWFNGRIDYAPPVIDPAGPGFALVGGRLDYIDHRPVAVVVYRYLKHPIDVYVFPQRKGEAKSDTGDKEFSPVVTQSDDGYALARWNHDGMTFWAVTDASGAVLRQFAHAIETGAPR
- a CDS encoding RNA polymerase sigma factor, which codes for MWQGRSRQEKSGRGERADAQAAHARFEAMVMPHLDAAYNLARWLSGNASDADDVVQEAYLRAFRFFGGFEGGEEANARAWLLAIVRNTWFTEWRRRVQLADATPYDEELGGDEALPGWSEEGAADPETLAVRRDEIHLVHRALEALPVAFREVLVLRELEDMSYKEVASVTGVPIGTVMSRLARGRKMLAGAVRAAQGGQDRPSVRLVRRAGPGHSEESGNGK